A portion of the Arcobacter arenosus genome contains these proteins:
- a CDS encoding branched-chain amino acid ABC transporter permease — translation MDIFLQQLINGLTIGSLYALVALGYTMVYGVMKLINFAHGDLVAFSAYVGLTIFSQLFGASATNFINIIIIFLLTAIIVAFIGVLLERLAYRPLRTAPRLSAVVSALGAALVIQNGIMLIWGPNMQIFPADLLPSTSWNFGGVIISFTQLVILVLSAFLMAALFLFINKTKMGTAIRATAIDQDAAKLMGINVNRVIMLIFIIGSMLGAIGGLFIGLYYRALTFDMGWLYGLNAFIAAIIGGIGNIPGAMLGGLMLGLFNALIAGYISTEWAETFTFILLIVILIVRPTGILGEKTAEKV, via the coding sequence ATGGATATTTTTCTTCAACAGTTAATTAATGGTTTAACTATTGGTAGTCTTTATGCATTAGTTGCTTTAGGTTATACAATGGTTTACGGTGTGATGAAGTTAATCAACTTCGCACACGGTGACCTTGTTGCCTTTTCAGCTTATGTAGGACTTACAATTTTTTCACAACTTTTTGGTGCTAGTGCAACAAATTTCATAAATATTATTATAATATTTTTATTAACAGCAATTATTGTTGCTTTTATAGGTGTTCTTCTTGAGCGTCTAGCTTACAGACCTTTAAGAACTGCACCAAGACTTAGTGCAGTTGTTTCTGCTCTTGGTGCTGCACTTGTAATTCAAAATGGAATCATGCTTATTTGGGGACCAAATATGCAAATTTTCCCTGCAGATTTACTTCCAAGTACGTCATGGAACTTTGGTGGTGTAATTATATCATTTACACAGCTTGTAATTTTAGTATTATCAGCATTTTTAATGGCAGCATTATTCTTGTTTATTAATAAAACAAAAATGGGTACAGCTATTAGAGCAACTGCAATAGATCAAGATGCAGCAAAACTTATGGGTATTAATGTAAATAGAGTAATTATGCTTATTTTTATCATTGGTTCTATGCTTGGAGCAATTGGTGGTTTATTTATTGGTTTATATTATAGAGCTTTAACTTTTGATATGGGTTGGCTATATGGTTTAAATGCCTTTATTGCAGCTATTATTGGTGGAATTGGTAATATCCCTGGTGCTATGCTTGGTGGTTTAATGTTAGGATTATTTAATGCATTAATTGCAGGATATATCTCAACAGAATGGGCTGAGACTTTTACATTTATTTTACTAATCGTGATTTTAATTGTAAGACCTACAGGTATTCTTGGTGAAAAAACAGCGGAGAAAGTATAA
- a CDS encoding ABC transporter ATP-binding protein — translation MDYVLEIENVSKFFYGLVAIDDLTIKVKPGQIYGIIGPNGAGKTTLFNCVTGIYTPEEGTIKYKGENITGMEPHKIAQRGVLRTFQNIRLFKEMSVAENIMAGYHTKSKQKWYHSIIHTPFYKKDELSSWKKVEELMEFFDLSRLATVPTGDLSYGNQRKVEMARALAANPELLILDEPAAGLNENETIELTNIIRKISEMGIGIMMIEHDMEMVMSLTDYITVINFGKEISQGEPSFVQNDPRVIEAYIGSDDEDEDE, via the coding sequence ATGGATTACGTATTAGAAATAGAAAACGTATCTAAGTTCTTCTATGGGCTTGTTGCAATTGATGATTTAACTATCAAAGTTAAACCAGGACAAATTTATGGAATTATTGGTCCAAATGGTGCTGGAAAAACTACACTTTTTAACTGTGTTACAGGTATTTATACTCCTGAAGAGGGAACTATTAAATATAAAGGTGAAAATATTACTGGTATGGAGCCTCACAAAATTGCCCAAAGGGGAGTTTTAAGAACATTTCAAAATATTAGATTATTTAAAGAGATGAGTGTAGCTGAAAATATTATGGCAGGATATCATACAAAATCAAAACAAAAATGGTATCACTCAATTATTCATACACCATTTTATAAAAAAGATGAATTATCATCATGGAAAAAAGTTGAAGAACTAATGGAGTTTTTTGACCTATCTAGACTTGCAACTGTTCCTACAGGTGATTTATCTTATGGTAATCAAAGAAAAGTAGAGATGGCTAGAGCTCTTGCTGCTAATCCAGAACTTCTAATTTTAGATGAACCTGCAGCAGGACTTAATGAAAATGAAACAATTGAGCTTACAAATATTATTAGAAAAATATCTGAAATGGGTATTGGTATTATGATGATTGAACATGATATGGAAATGGTAATGAGTCTAACTGATTATATTACTGTTATTAACTTTGGAAAAGAGATTTCTCAAGGGGAACCAAGTTTTGTTCAAAATGACCCAAGAGTTATTGAAGCATATATTGGTTCAGATGATGAAGATGAGGATGAGTAA
- a CDS encoding ABC transporter ATP-binding protein — protein MVDHEILLEVKDLHVSYGAISAIKGIDLVVKRGEVVTILGANGAGKTTTLRTISGLLKSKSGNIIFDKNDITKTEAHDIVSLGMSHSPEGRRVFGTLTVEENLMMGAYTLKNHDKETLEWIYDILPRLKERRKQLAGTLSGGEQQMLAIGRAIMSKPKLLILDEPSLGLAPILIKAIFKAVKEIAQSGVTVLLVEQNAKAALKLADRAYVLEVGKITHQGTAEELLASEKIQEAYLGKKH, from the coding sequence ATGGTTGATCACGAAATTTTATTAGAAGTAAAAGATTTACATGTAAGTTATGGGGCCATCTCAGCAATTAAAGGTATTGATTTAGTTGTAAAAAGGGGTGAAGTTGTTACTATCCTTGGTGCAAACGGAGCAGGGAAGACTACAACTCTTAGAACTATTTCTGGGCTTTTAAAATCAAAATCTGGTAATATTATTTTTGATAAGAATGATATTACCAAAACCGAAGCTCATGATATAGTATCTTTGGGTATGTCTCATTCTCCAGAAGGAAGAAGAGTTTTTGGTACACTTACTGTTGAAGAAAATTTAATGATGGGTGCATATACTTTAAAGAATCATGATAAAGAGACTTTAGAGTGGATATATGATATTTTACCAAGATTAAAAGAAAGAAGAAAGCAACTTGCTGGAACACTTTCAGGTGGTGAGCAACAAATGCTTGCAATTGGTAGAGCAATTATGTCTAAACCAAAGCTTTTAATTCTTGATGAACCAAGTTTAGGATTAGCACCAATTTTAATTAAAGCAATTTTTAAAGCAGTGAAAGAGATTGCTCAAAGTGGTGTAACTGTTTTATTAGTAGAACAAAATGCAAAAGCAGCTTTAAAACTTGCTGATAGAGCTTATGTTCTTGAAGTTGGTAAAATAACTCATCAAGGTACAGCTGAAGAATTACTTGCATCAGAAAAAATTCAAGAAGCTTATTTAGGTAAAAAACATTAA
- a CDS encoding branched-chain amino acid ABC transporter permease, giving the protein MNKTTLIAILFLVIMAIFPFLVDSAWLSIGITFLVFATVAFSQDIILGRAGVFNMGHAIFFGIGAYTTAILNVHFGFEIIETIPFAIILPAIIAVLLAGPIIHLRGDYLLVATIGFNIIFEQVLKNDIFGLTGGPNGIFGIDIVRVFGYELFEDNHIYYMAFGLLLITLLIIRNLDTSRYGRALYYINKDEIAAKSMGINIPYYKLFAFALGAGIAGAAGTIFAVQYSAVSPESFNFMQSVMFFAIVLVGGSASLPGVIIGTFVMFVLPELFTEFKESRYLIFGAAMVLVMVLRPNGVWPAKFGNIPKFLRLKADGGEK; this is encoded by the coding sequence ATGAATAAAACAACATTAATTGCCATTTTATTTTTAGTAATAATGGCTATTTTCCCATTTTTAGTTGATTCAGCTTGGCTTTCAATTGGAATAACTTTTTTAGTTTTTGCAACGGTTGCATTTTCACAAGATATTATATTAGGACGTGCTGGTGTATTTAATATGGGTCATGCTATATTCTTTGGTATCGGTGCTTATACAACAGCTATTTTAAATGTACATTTTGGTTTTGAGATTATTGAAACAATCCCTTTTGCAATAATACTACCTGCAATAATAGCAGTATTATTAGCTGGGCCAATTATCCACTTAAGAGGGGATTATTTACTAGTTGCAACAATTGGATTTAATATTATCTTTGAACAAGTTCTAAAAAATGATATTTTTGGTTTAACTGGTGGTCCAAATGGTATTTTTGGAATTGATATAGTTAGAGTTTTTGGTTATGAGTTATTCGAAGACAATCATATTTATTATATGGCCTTTGGTTTACTTTTAATTACACTTTTAATTATTCGAAACTTAGATACTTCAAGATATGGAAGAGCACTTTATTATATCAATAAAGATGAGATTGCTGCAAAATCAATGGGTATTAATATCCCTTATTATAAGTTATTTGCTTTTGCTTTAGGTGCAGGTATTGCTGGTGCTGCTGGAACTATTTTTGCGGTTCAATATTCAGCTGTATCTCCTGAATCATTTAATTTTATGCAATCTGTTATGTTCTTTGCAATTGTACTAGTTGGTGGTTCTGCTTCACTTCCTGGTGTTATTATTGGTACTTTTGTAATGTTCGTATTACCTGAATTATTTACAGAATTTAAAGAATCAAGATATTTAATATTTGGTGCAGCGATGGTACTTGTTATGGTACTTAGACCAAATGGTGTTTGGCCTGCAAAATTTGGAAATATTCCAAAATTTTTAAGACTAAAAGCTGATGGAGGAGAAAAATAA